TGGATATGCAATCGCAACAAAACGGATGAGATGAACATTGAGATCTTTTATTGAATCTTTTGTTCTTGAATTTTTTGTTAAAGGGAAGGGATTCCATGCATATCCCACAAGTAAAATGCTCGTAACACAATACTTTATTCACTAGATTTGATTTCGTCAAGCCAGAAATCTAGAGAGTAAGAATCTAGATGGAAAGATACactagtacaaccgttgccacCTTCCTCTGCCGACCGACCGAAAAACTTGTaaaggaattttttttgtaaaagagACTAGATTTGTGCTCGTGCTACGTATTTGACGTATTTTTTTATCTTGGTGTGCGGGAGCTTCGCCCCGCTCgtgacgatgtatttttgatttggtgtgtgcggGGCGACGTTGTATGATTTGGTGTACGTGGGGCTTCGCCCGTCCCGTagcgatgcattttttatttgtgtGCGCGGGGCTTCTCCCTGCCCTGTGGAGACGtacttttgatttggtgtgtcgAATAAAATACACTAAATAGGTGGAAAATATATgcagaatttatttattttttccttttaacttggtgtgtgcGGGGAACCGCGGCAATGCATTTTCGATTTGGTGTGTGCGGAGCTTTGCCCCGTCATatggagatgtatttttgatttggtgtggcgaggcaaatacattaaataggtggaggatatgtgtaaattttatttattttttccttttattttcgcatGATAAAATACATGGATTTTTccccctttatatattaattagAAAAAAATAGTTCTCACATAAAAATTATtagatttccaaattgaatttggactgccataaaattccaaacacaaaTGTTCTCTTTTtaggtttgtaatttttaaaccaatcatatggTTGCCAAATGTCCTCACCTAAATATTGTCACTTCATGAATTCCAAATTTAATTTGGTTTCcttgttttaatcttttttttttattctttttaaaccaGTAATATGTTggcaagtgtcctcaccaaaacgctcgtttcacaaaactcaaagaggacctatttcgaccaataggaagcgagggtttcctcaccATTTAGTGTGAgagttttatttgtctaggcctttaagtctttagatgttcaaataaaaataacacccaaaaaaaaaaagtagtgtgGTAACCTTTAGATGACAAAAATACGAAATTAGATGACACTGAAAACGGATAGTATGTGCTAGTCAGAAAGTAACACCCAACTCTAGAGTAATTTTAAGATTGGAAATGAGGTACATGCGTCTTCTTTTGTTCGAATTTCCCCTAGGAGTCTCCCATTCTACTCGGAGGATAAGATTGTGATAACCGTACCTATTGAGATTGTCAATCGCCCTCTCAACATCTTCCTTGTTCACAAAGTTTACAAAACCAAATCCTCGACTAATGCCAGTCCTCTGGTCTACAGCAACATGAACATGACTGATAGCACCAAATGTTCCGAATAGCTCAAGCAAGTCAGGCTCGCGAGTATCTTCTGAGAGGTTGGTGACGCAAACAGAGTTTTCTTCGTTCCTCCGTCTTCTAGGTGCAACAGATACATCAACTCCTTCACTACATCACCCAAGTTCTTCTCTGTATCTTACTGCCAGCAAAGCCATTGGCCATTGCAGAAACACAGCAAATCCATCTACATCCCTAATTTCTCACTGAGTGCCTCCATTGCAGCTGCACCCATTCCTACTGCTGCTACTTTTTATAATCTCATTTCTCACTGTTGACTGCAACAGCTACCAGTACCTAAATCCATGTGCATCTTCCTGGTCACAGACCATCAATCCACAATTCAACCACACTAACTCATCCACTCTTCTTGCGCACAGCCACCACCAACACCTTGCTGCTCCTTCTTCCCATTTCAAACAATTTCAAATCCCcatcgagacaacacaacaacaacaactactcTCTGTGGCTTTCTCGCCCAACAGTTCACCATACAAACTCCTCCATTAAGAAACTAGTCGCAGTTCATTCAGGACTTACAAACGTGTGTTGTGTATTGTGTTTGTTATGTAGATATGACCTGCTGGTTTTATCTTGATCATTCCCATACCTCCTTCCCTGCAGTTAATCGTAAATTCAAGACAAACCCACATCTCTTGTCACCGACAGTCTCTAAACCAAGCCAAGTACAAATCTAATTCAAACCCAAGTCTCCAATTCTTTGTAAACTCTCAGACCTTGAATATCTCATTCCATCATTCATCGACAAAAGTTAATGGAAGCAGTTCAAAATCCAGATCCTCTTTCTTCATTCAAACAAACTACACAGCACCATACAGACTCGTGCAATTCAGACTCATCTTGATGTTCATCCTTCTTCTCTTGAGTTCATGCTCCAGCTCTATTTCAAGCCGAACTTAAACAGATTCATTACCCATCAACGGCATCGATATAAACTGATCGATTCAGTAACGAAATTTAACAAATTCATTACCGAACTTAGAATTTGTTTACTTCGTCGCAAAAATTCCCAATTTCATTCACTTCTCAAGTCTCAGCATTCAAGTTCTCAACTCCACATAACTGCCTCAAACAAAATAAAAGGTCGATATTCATACTTTGCTTCTCTGCATTTTTTTTAACTCAATCTGATAGGCTTGCAGATCATCGAGTGTGTTCTTGCAGTCCTGGATATGCTGGTTTATCTCCTCTTTGAACTTGTCCTGTATGAGCTTCAGGCGCTCTTGTTGCTCTGCAATATAATGAAAGCTATCAACCCTTATAGTATATACAGAATAAATTTAGTTTACTGTCCTCAGCAGCACTGGAATTACTGTCAGTGCCTAACTCAAAAATCAATAGATGATTATGCACAAGCATTCAGCAAGCTCTTGATTTTTACTAAACTGCCAAAGACACCTTAAGCACATAGAAGTTAAGTCAGAAAAACAGAACGATTCAACTGAAACCGACCTATACAAAACATTACAAACTGTTACACAAGTCGGACATATCTCAAATTGCAAAAATCGAACAGGGACATTGTATAATATGCTGGAATTGTTGTTCATAGAGCTATAATCCTCGAGAAGCCATCCTAGCTTAGTTCGATTAAAAAAATGGCTATAATCAAACCCAACAACAAACAATAAATGAAATTTTCTGAAATGATGTTGCTTATTCCAATCCAACAAATTTGCTTATGAAATCTAAAATTCATGGTGGTTTGTAAGATTACAGTATACCTAATCTCAATtccaaataaaaattatatccCTATCATGTTTCAGTTTCCAGCAGTGTTGaaatcaaatcctaaaaaattcttTCCCTATCATGTTTCAGTTTCAAGCAGTGTTGAAATCAAATCCTAAGGAAACCCTAGGTTCTTCATACTTAATTCGACAATAAAATTGATAGCAATTTGAGTGATGATTAAATCATTGAAGAAGATATGATGAACGTTGCTTGAAATCGTGCCTTAAATTAATCATCATTAGCTTCAAAATTCCTTGAACACTCATTAAGCCAACACACAGCATCAACAGTTTGCAGTTTCCTCAAAACCACCATCACAACAAACCCAAGAATTCCTAATTTCTATCTCAGATCCATCAAATCGACACCCATTCCATAATTCGAGCAGTAACACATCCTCCAACTTGTTTCTTCTCTTCATTCCATTAGCAGCAACTTCTTCTCGTTCTAATTTATATTGAGATTAAACTCAAATTCAATCTGAACCACCAGCTCCATCTTCTACCTTGCTTTATTATTACAAATCTCCATCAATCGAACATCTCAGATCCACATCTTGAATATCAAAtacaaccgaaaccctaatttcctctGAAATCTCAGTCGATGAAATCTCACCAACATCAATCAGACCGAAATCAAATTCTCCTTCTGAAATTCGTCGATTTCATTTCTTGATCTCTCGGGATTATTCACTCAGGCATTAATCTTCTCTCAATTTCTGTGAACCAAAATCGaaagaagaagggaaaaaaagaacaaaattgaaATTTGGAGGTGGTAGGATTCGAACTCAGGGCTTCTACCTCGAGTTTTACTAAACTGCCCCTCCGTGCCCTTTTTTTCTGCCCACGAAATTTACTTGATTACTCTTATTTTGTGTTGTATTTACGCTAGTTTTAGTGAGAAATGAAAACATGGAGGGACTCTTTAGTCCTTTCATTGTCGATTGAAATTTATTTGGGACACtaaaatccaatctttttgtgtcaattgatgaCATTTAGGatttacaaaaaagtggtcatATAAAGGTTCTTCCttgcttcgctcggtcggcccaattaaATACAACACATGCTGAAAACTAAAGAATacgggagaaggagaagaaaacactAAAACATAAGTAACCAGGGCTTCCACGCACTTGTAGTAGTCTATCCCATGCATGTAGACTCGGCTTGCACCCACTACCATTTTGGGGGAATTTGGCGACTTTGGTCCTTacggccaaaaaaaaaaaaaaacttggcagGTTTGTAGATTGCACCCTTGTGTGAATGTTCAAGATGCAAATACCATGTTCAGTAGAATTTTAAACACAGTGCACCCTGAAAATGATGTTTAGAGATTAATGCATAACTCAAATAGCTTCACACCGATTTTCTCATTAAATTAAACGGTGTCGAAAATTGATTTAATTACATCACTACTAAAACAACATTCCCCAATGAATGAATTAAACAGCCTTTCCTAATTCTTCTCTCTCCTTGACTTTCGTCGTCGATATTTGACTAATTTAAGGTctggaaaattcttgagaagttcTCCTATGGATCTTCTTCTTTGCATCCTCTCTACTCCGCTGAAGCTACTCTGTTTGTCTATCTTTCCCCTTGTTTTTCcattaattttctatctttctTCTTGCTTATATACTAGCATCTTTCTCCGTGGCTATTATTGATACTCCTTTTTGAATTTAAGTTTTTAAGCTACCTTATTAATTACTTCTATCTGTTTTCTCGACGAACTAACAGTCTTTACTCCTGAGCTCAGTGAAGCAAGGTCTTACAGGGAGACAAAGGTCCAATCACCTGAGCATTTTCAGAAGAAGTTATAGTTTAGTCGGCGCATGAGCAGAGAATATATTACCTCCAACCAGAATATTTAAGATCTGCACCTTTTGTCCCCCCACCTTTTCTTCTCCGCTTTCTCGGTTTCTTCTCTCTACCTTATCTTGTTTAAGTGAAGTAAATGTTTACCTGTTACGCTCAGACTAGGTTTTTAATGGAGATAGGGATACAGTTATGGCTCCTGTGGATGAAACTCATCGATAAAATGCTACAAAGTACCTCAAACTTTTCTACCCATTTTTGGAAAGTTATCTGCAGCTTCTATAGTCCTTTTCACTATCAGGAAACACCAAAAAtgtcaatttcagtttcaaaatCTATTTCATCTATGTCCTCAAAGCTTGCAACCAATCTTAACCTCATAGACAAAATTGAACCTACCCTGATGATCGATGAAGAAACAACTAACAAGTGCAAAGCAAATCTTCAAGAAATGGTAGTTGCAAAGCTCAACTATCCATACATGTACTCTCAGACAACCATCAATGCAAACTGTAAAGAAATCTTCGGCCTTCAGTGTGAACCAACAGTCCTTCATGTAGCTCCTTctgaaaatagaatagagaataaaATGGTCATCACTCTCAACTCAAGACATGATGTTGATTATGTAGAGAGGGAAGTCCATGGCCTTTTAAGGGTCACTTAATGCAGATCTGAATGATCCATGGAAATATCCCAGCAGCGGAAGTTTGTTGTAGGTTCGATTATCTCGTGGCGAATCTAAATAAGTTACAAGCTCACCACCACTTCAAAGGAGTTCCAAGACTCATTACGGGACGAATTGGAGAAGAAGTAAAACTGATGGATCCAGAGATGTCTTTCCGGCAGATAGAAGAAGATCAGTAAGAGCTTTGGTGAAAATGGATATGAAAAAATCATACCGAGAAGATTGAAGTTGACGATCGATGGAGTTGAAACAAAATTTGAGTTGTGGTTCGATAAGATTCCTAGAAGGATCTGTTCTCTTTGCAGAATCATAGACCATCCTCAAGAAAGGTGTGTAGCGGGTCATCCAATCCCTCAGGAGCTGATAGATCTTCTCAGTGGTCCGCAAGAGCAACCTCAGATTATTCACAACCCAGCTTTCGCCATGAATGTGCCGGAGATGCTACCTGAAGATAATTTTGAGGTGATGGAACAAGTGACAAATCAATAGTTACCTTTGAACCCTAATGGTATCTTTTCGAATAACCCACGGATAAGGCAGAGAAAACATGGTTCAACCtctttgctagagttctctcatCTCTAAAAAAAGGCCCCCATACAACTACACACAATTATGTCAATTTCTGTGGGGATCAGGTAGTGGCTCCAACGATGGTCTCCCAAACCAACTACCTCATATCCAGTCATCGGTTCAAACTCAAATTAAATTGCAAGACCAAGTCCAAGCTCAAATCGGAGAAAACTTCAACTCGGTCACTGAGTTAACCCCGCTACTCGAATCGTTATCATTC
Above is a genomic segment from Papaver somniferum cultivar HN1 chromosome 10, ASM357369v1, whole genome shotgun sequence containing:
- the LOC113315645 gene encoding eukaryotic translation initiation factor 3 subunit G-like; translation: MGAAAMEALSEKLGIEGVDVSVAPRRRRNEENSVCVTNLSEDTREPDLLELFGTFGAISHVHVAVDQRTGISRGFGFVNFVNKEDVERAIDNLNSYITVKVEHNKPFSHCKKERGERRE